Below is a genomic region from Triticum dicoccoides isolate Atlit2015 ecotype Zavitan chromosome 5A, WEW_v2.0, whole genome shotgun sequence.
AGCGGGTTCGCGTACGTCGGCACCGACGACGCCGTCCCTGTGACAGTCCCGGCCACCAGCTTCCCACGACAGACGCTCTCGGATATGGCCACCCCTAGCGGCATCGTGTTGACAGTCTCGATGATCCTGTGGTCTGCTTGCCACCTGGCGTTGAAGTCGGCGAGCAGCGCAGCGCCATCAGGCTGGCGCTCGAGTTCTCTGATGGTGTCCAGCGCGAACTCGGCCGGGTTCTCGTTCTCCGGGATGGGCTTGCCGAACTCATGGAAGAAGGGTATGAGGCCGGCAGGCGTGCCGGCATAGACGGTGCGGCCGCGGGAGAGGAGCAGTAGACGGCCAAGGATGCCGAGGATCCGCGCGCTGGGCTGGTGGATGGTCATCACGACGACGCTGCCGCTCCGCGCGATGTCGAGGAGCACCTGCACCACCATGAACGCACTCGCCGAGTCGAGCCCGGAGGTGGGCTCGTCGAGGAACAGCAGGATCGGGTCGTGGATGATGTCCGTGCCGATGGAGACACGGCGCCTCTCGCCTCCAGAGACCCCACGGTGCCCCTCGTCGCCGATGACGGTGTCGGCGGCGCTGGCGAGGCCGAGCTGGTCGATGAGCGCGTCGACGCGTTCGCGCTTCCTGGCCGGGGAGAGCGCGCGGGAGAGGCGGAACTCAGCGGCGTACATCAGCGTCTCCCGCACCGTGAGCATCGGGTACAGCAGATCGTCCTGCATTACGTAGGCGGAgatggcgcggaggcggcggccgtgGAGGGCCTCGTCGTTGAGCGTGACGGTGCCGCGGAGGCTCTCCCGCTCGATCCGGCCGGCGAGCGAGTCGACGAGGGTGGACTTGCCGGACCCGCTGGCGCCCATCACAGCGAAGAGCTCCCCTTCCCGGGCCTCGCCGGAGATGCCGTTCAGCAGCGCCCTGGTGGTTGACGGTGATGGCGAATCCGTGGACGCCCTGGCGCGGGACAGCAGGCTCGCCAGCCTGCCGCCGCGCGTCCTGACGGTGTACGACAGGTCAGTGAAGGACAGCCGGTACGGCACTGGCGCGACGGGCGGCTGACCCGCCGAAGCATCTTCATCGGTGCCGACGTCGACGACGATGTGGCCGGAGGTGGCCATGAGGTCGGGACGACGGCGATCGTTGATCTTCGACGCGACACGACGAGAGCTCGATCGATTGGTGGGTCGGAAATGTGTACGTGCGTGTACGTTAATATAGGTGGTTTGCTTTGCTTTTTGCCTCTCGTGTTTGGTTTGAACTTTGGAATATTGGTGGTGTGGAGATCGCTACGTATACGTACTTGTAATGAACTCGAGTGCCAGGGAAAGGCACAAAAGAACTCGAGTGCCAGAGTTATTATTGGGCCCTAGTGGGACAGCTAGCTAGTCGGCCGTGTACTGTATTTGTGTACCACCAGTACAACTCCGTCTCGATTTATTATCCCTTCATCAAACTCTTTTTTTAGATGACCTTCATCAAACTCTTACGACAATACTTTTGCAATATAGTATTTTTGTTTTTGCAATAtagtattttttttatattttaacCGATTTGATATATTTTTAAATCTGCTAAATATAAATTGTTTCCCTAAATATAAAAGGCTAGTATGAAGTTAAAAGAGTATCAACTAAATATAAATTTATTCACAATTAGATATATTTTTACGATGTACTTATTCAATAttatgggaaaactttgtttttgccactctagcttttgatCACTTtgtttatgccactctagaatctgACATTTTACTTTTGTCAcccttagtttttgacaatacatcactatTGCCATTATGTGGCAAAAGCAATaattttagagtggcaattgtgatacattgtcaatatctaagagtggcaaaagtgaaatgaaaacttattggttttgccacggaatggcatttGTGAAGATTGTcagaaactaagagtggcaaaagtgacatgtcaaattctagagtggcataagcaaagtaggCAAAAGCTAGAGTGAAAAATAAAGTTTTCCCCAATATTATAGTTGTCGATATTTTCTTCTAAATATTTGGTTCAATTTGGAAAGCATTGACATTTTAACTAAATGTATATGACATAATTTGGGGTCAATGACAAGATTGCGTACCTCGCGGATCTCCATGATATTTGTGCTTCCCCGACTAGACCTTGGCTTATCGGGGGAGACTTCAATATGATCCTCTCGACGGAAGACAAGAATAACCCTAACCTCAACCATCGCATCATGATCCGCTTTCGTCGATTCCTTGCGAATGAGGGATTGCGTGATATGTACATGCATGGGTGGCGATACACCTAGTCCAGTGAACGTGACAACCCAATGTTGGTCTGCAAGGACTGCTTACTTTACTCTTCTTCTAGGAGCTCCGAGTACCCGCATTGCCTTTTGCGGTGTCCCTTCCGTTGTATCCGACCATCACCCCCTTCTTCTTGATTGTTCCGCACCTTTGCCGGGAGCTAGACAGTGTCTTTTCGCGTGCTTTTGGCCCAAACTAGATGGCTTCCACCTTGTGATTTCTGAGGCGTGGAACTCCGTTGATCACGACACCGAACCATTCTAACGCATTGTGGCACGAATGAAGGCCATGGCTCGCAGCCTACAGCAGTGGAGTGCCAAATCCATTGGCAACACTGTGCTACAACTTTTGGTCACGTGAGCTCATCACTTGACTCAATGTTGCACAGGATCTCCGCCCTTTGTCCTCCTTCAAAACCTGGCTGCACTGACGCGTGAAGGCTTCATATCTTGGATTTAAGTCCCTGGATTGCTCCATCTCAAGGCAACACACCTGCTTTTCCTAGCTCAAGCACGGTAACATGAGTGCTACATTCCTTCGTGTCCGCGTTGCGTACCGCAGGCAGATGAACCTCATGTTCTCTCTCAAGTTTGTAGATAACACAGTTCATGAACCTGATGTTCTTGCTGACATGGCTTTCGACCACTTCTCGTCCATCGTTGGTTCCTCCGAGGAGCGTGCTTTCACCCTTGCCCTGGAATATATCCATCCTCACACTTCAATCTTCACGTACTTGATCAACCCTTCTTCGAGGACGAGATTTGGTGTGCGGTTAAAGCCATGCCCACATGTAGAGCGCCGAGTCCGGATGGTTTCTCCGTGGAGTTCCTTTGGGCCTTGTAGGTGTAACACCCCaataatcatgctacagtgatcCCTTGCTAATGATACCATGTCATCTTATTTTGCTAAGCTTAattgccacttgataaaaatcaaagtcAGATTCCAATTTAAATTGCAAGCCAAATTATTACTTCTTCAAACGGTGAAACAAAAATGTTTACGATATGTCATAAAATCCCAAAGCATTGGTAAAAATAATATCAACTACATTTGGATGCCCAAATTATCCCTGTCAATTATTTTAGTGGAACGATATCCTTTAACCACCCCATTTAAATGCGAATATAATTTAAATGAATTTAAGACGATCCCAAACTTTGCGGACAACCCTATAATATTGCAAAGTATTTTTGTGACAAGTCTCACATTTAACAAAACCCATATAgtattaaaataaaatagaaaatagagAGCAAAACATTAAACAGAAAAAGATAAAGGAAAATACTAAAACCTACTGTGCCTGTGGGCTTTAATGCTCATAGGAGTAGACCAGCCCACTGCCacatcgtcttcctcctactactcaTCCGAGGCGTGTTGGGCGCGAGCACTGCGTCCATTGCTGGGATTTCCACGCGTCAGCCATTTGTTGTCTCCTCGCGGTGGATAAGGATGCCACCGGTGCTCCGAGACTAAACCCTAGCCTCCAGATCCCCTTCCCCCTCTCGTTTTCTTCTTCCCCGCGCAAGGTCGAACCACATGTTGCCATGATTCCGCCACATGCGTAGCCCCCCGAGCCTCCTGAGCCTCGCCGACATGCCCATGAGCTTCGACATTGCTCTCTTCGTCTTCTAGTGCCACCCGTTGGACCTAGgcgcctctacttcgaccgaaccgaggtcgtcttcaacctttggtcgtcggcggtcttcctCGAATTCGGCGTCCCCTGCTGTTCCTAGTTACTCATTGGGCCTCCTTGTGCCTTCCTGGTGATCTATCTGTCGAAACccctctgtcggtgttctgggatcgggggtacccagacctgcctgcctgcggcccagcgcgtggcttcatcgacggcccggtacggcccagctACAAGACCCCAagagcaagaccctcgcgagggtgccCGGCCTCGCGAGGCGAACAACACCAAGACCTCCCGAGGAGCGGCTCCCCGAGCCTgcctcccaaggagcggagatctctatgcaagcCTCCCGCCTCGTGAGGCGCGCGATGACGtgggccatgacaaccaaggccaggtgggcgccagcaggGCGCAGTCCAGGGCagtttcctctttcgtgctaaggaggcaaggacgtaTGCGGGTTCCCAAGGGatcccccaaaggtttccattccggtgcaacaagatcaagaccacgagctcggcaggatggatgtcatcgtcaagcctaccactgcgtcacgaccagaagctttgcaggcgaagaccatcgtttgtcaggataagatgtactgttgtctcccttcaaaattggccactgtggTATTCCTTCCCGCCTAAGTTATAAGGGAAGAGAACCGGGGCCTAGTATAAATATAGGCTAGTCTCCACCGTAGAGAGGAGGAGAAACCCTTCAACCATTGAGCTCTCTCGAGGCAGCTCATCCACTTTACTATTTCATCCTCAACCTCCTCGTGGGGCCAATCcaacacaaagcaggagtagggttttacactgcaaggtggcccgtaCCTAGGTAAATCTCTATGTTCACCTATTTTCCCGCTCACACGAACTCGACGAGGCCAAGCCATGACGCAATGAGCTTGAGACAGGAGCTAAGTtagatcttcgcacacgccccagagtttgaaccttgttTGGGTCCGCGAAGCCCCGATTCCGACACCCTCTCCCAGCACTTTGAATCGCCGCCCGTAGCTACTGACGCCATGGTTGCCGAGACCCGTCACTGCTGTTGACCTCGCCACCGTAGACAATACCCCCGTGGCTCACGTCCGAGCACCGCGCCATGCTTCTGGGCTCCTAGGAAGCCAACGCGCCCCGTGGCGTTGGATCCATCCATCCAATGCTCCGGCTGTCGCCTGCCGTCGTTGTTGCCATCGATTCTAACCGTCCCAGCTTCGCCCAATGCCACCAATGGATGTGGCTTTGAGCCCATGTTCGAATGGTCCATCCTGcacttgttttggtcaccggatgGTGAATCCCGTGCGTCGCCACCATCACTGGTGGTCGCCGTCAGTGCGCCACCATTTGAACCATCGCATGGGTCGCTGCTAGGTGGGTCCCTTATGTCAGGGATTAGCTTAGGGCTAATGACCCACAGACACGCGGGCCCCACGGTAGATGATTTGGTTAGTTTAAATTGAACCTGTTAATTAGTGCAGTCACGTATCATTAAAttgtatgcatgattacttatagcctcgtatttcttcttcgaatctttagtCTTTTTAGGCAAAGCAACGCTTTATAACTTAACGGTGCTTGGGCATATCATCCAAAGCACAGGCAGGCACTAAGGGCGGTACATTGGTCTCCCAGTCCATACATACACCCGGTAAACACGTATGGCCAATCTCGCCAAGCTCATGCGCCACTGCATTTTCATTACAACTACACACACTCACCCTATGCCTTGCAAACCAAAGTTTCAACTGGAATTTGATATCTTCAATGACGACTACATATGGCGACGAGTCGTTCTTCCGTATATCCAGCGCCTCCGCCTGTAGCTGGGAGTCGGTCTCGAAAGCAACCCGGACAGCGCCAATGTCAGCTGCAAGAGCAACTGCTCTAGCCATCGCTTGAACTTCCGCGCTGAAGGAATCTTGGGAATGTTCTTGTCTACCTGCCCTCACAACAATGACTTGTCCCGATGAGTCCTTGGCCACAAccctacgtctccaacatatctgatgtagggtaggaatcctaatcggccgatctttcacgaaaggagcggatcccgtgaagaacatgaagaacacgaggaggggaacgagggaaaacacaggggaaacacaagagaaacacgaaaccaacaagaaatagtcacacatgtgctagatcctcgagtacattagAGATCACATGGTACACGACCAACTAGggatgatacaaaggtagccggtcttttccgtgaggaggtcttgaggttcttcccataaaggggtcttgaatctgtttgggggatcttctccgtcgGAGGCGCAATctctgaggagaaggtaaccaagtggatgagaaaagctctcacacgacatatgagctaatcctttgctaccctagctaggaggagggagaggtctatttatagtcttagtgcaaatgggggcaaagtgaaggggtacatgggcctcatccCGCAACTGGACACATCCAGGTTtcagacgtccgctggggaccggtcgtccggtgtctcatggGCGGCCGGACGTTCGATGGCTGCCGGTCGTCCGCTCGTtctggctcggatgctggtgtagcggatttccggagggggccggtcgtccggtcgctggacGTCCGCTGGCGCTGGtcgtccgctcgtttggctcgggtgcaggggcaccggtcgtccggtccgggctGGGCGTCCGCTCGCTGGGGTTTGACTGGAGCTTCAGGCTCTGGACGTCCGGTCCcagtcggtcgtccggtggctgggacttcttCTCCAgctctccttcttctccgtcttcacatccatcttcctcttctgattctccttgctccttggcttcttcatggccaactccttgatacctgagtatgcacaatgtcttcgtttgaggtagtagccatgtctcatgttgaaagtgcgttatatcgactagagggggggggtgaataggcgatttttatgaaagtcttcaaaacgtggaagttatgaagacaaacgatagaaataaacctattaccatgcagcggaaggtagactacactaagcaagccatagtcaagtattcaatggagtgaaagcacaatgactaatagcagcaatgtagtaaggattatgtaggaagatattatgaagccaaacagaacacgcagtcactcagtgaagacaaaagatagtgcaatcatacaataacttcacaaggaccaatagtaagtaaagggaagggaaggatgaaaccagtgactcgttgaagacaatgatttgttggaccagttctagttgttgtgacaactgtacgtctggttagggcggctaggtatttaaacctgaggacacacagtcccgggcacccagtcctgaacacgcagctcaggacacccactcctcaccgtattccccttgagctaaggtcacacagacctcgcccaatcactcaggtaagtcttcaaggtagactcccaaaccttcacagacttcgttcaccggcaatccacaatgtctcttggatgctcagaacgcgacgcctaaccggctagaggattcacagtcctcaagtgtaataagtcttcagatcacacagacaagaagacttaagtgatgcctaacactcttaggctctgggtggttagggctttatcctcgcaaggaattctctctcaaaggcttcgaggtgggttgctctcaaacgacaaagccgtactctaactctgagcagccaaccgtttatggttgtagggtggtgggctatttatagccactaggcaacccgacctgatttgtctgaaatgaccctgggtcactaaggaactgacacgtgttccaacggtcagatttcaaactcatgcggcagctttacttgggctacaagcaaagctgacttgtccgactctggacaagtttcgctctcatagtcttcactcgaagacataggttttggttaagcatcacttcagtcatactGACTGGTTCACtttgaccccacttaacagtacggtggttcctatgactcaataaagaagaaaaagaactacgaaagatctaagtcttcgagctccataggcttcatgcgatgtcttctcttgtcatagtcttcaatgtgagtatcttcacataccacctttgacatcaatgtcttcatacaattttaggggtcatctctggtaggaaaaccgaatcaatgacggacttctacctgtgttatcctgcaattctcacaaacacctcaactaggtttgttgtcaatactccaaaaccaactaggggtggcactagatgcacttacaatctccccctttttggtgattgatgacaaactagttgaagttttcaacagggaatataatatgtgaaattgtaaaggataaggaattgtcttcataagt
It encodes:
- the LOC119299803 gene encoding ABC transporter G family member 5-like; the encoded protein is MATSGHIVVDVGTDEDASAGQPPVAPVPYRLSFTDLSYTVRTRGGRLASLLSRARASTDSPSPSTTRALLNGISGEAREGELFAVMGASGSGKSTLVDSLAGRIERESLRGTVTLNDEALHGRRLRAISAYVMQDDLLYPMLTVRETLMYAAEFRLSRALSPARKRERVDALIDQLGLASAADTVIGDEGHRGVSGGERRRVSIGTDIIHDPILLFLDEPTSGLDSASAFMVVQVLLDIARSGSVVVMTIHQPSARILGILGRLLLLSRGRTVYAGTPAGLIPFFHEFGKPIPENENPAEFALDTIRELERQPDGAALLADFNARWQADHRIIETVNTMPLGVAISESVCRGKLVAGTVTGTASSVPTYANPLTVEVWVLIKRSFINTRRMPELFGMRLGTIMLTGLILATIFLRLDDTPKGVQERLGFFAMGMSTMFYVCADALPVFVQERHIYLRETAHNSYRRLSYVLANSVVSFPPLVILSLAFAVTTFFAVGLAGGGASFAFFALIILASLWAGSGFVTFLSAVVPHVMVGYTVVVAILAYFLLFSGFFINRDRIPNYWIWFHYISLVKYPYQAVLQNEFGDASRCFARGVQMFEGTPIAGMTEAVKLKVLGAISATLGTNMTAATCVVTGADVLRQQAVTDLGKWMCLLVTAAFGFFFRALFYVVLLVGSKNKRK